From Toxorhynchites rutilus septentrionalis strain SRP chromosome 2, ASM2978413v1, whole genome shotgun sequence, a single genomic window includes:
- the LOC129766192 gene encoding uncharacterized protein LOC129766192 gives MKSSRIPKRILLDNRKIEPDLRPQWSVSGRSPTFLIIKKLDRETKKKIHQVGQLPLYLRKKKASSAKWGTFQELNKDDPAEDTAPEPEEQKLDVPQTDLKCETFAEEQNKDSTSAEELCNCGHQAEQVVATSSEIRRNPTDESQSGANMENITQSKHVDAAADKCIEEFSNSEQQIESLLSLIDEINRENQMLREQQNIELQPLLDTLKSCESLQMYSKQLKDPKHLAREELKQNMLYTLNHLEFQSIRNKKTISELRVYHKLYRGQINELHASIHQYHTIPRCARLYTQRPRTALIPERLVHQELPCVSEPVVAVVKAVESFLIIDKHQEEELLEFIDLLDNDAQRSNVVVIGSTSSKYHLLPSECHI, from the exons ATGAAAAGCTCAAGAATTCCAAAACGGATACTTTTGGACAATAGAAAAATTGAACCCGATTTGAGACCACAGTGGTCGGTTTCCGGTAGGAGCCCAACTTTTttgattataaaaaaattagatagagagacaaaaaagaaaattcacCAGGTTGGTCAATTACCTTTGTATTTGCGGAAGAAAAAAGCATCCTCTGCAAAATGGGGTACATTTCAAGAGTTGAACAAAGATGACCCTGCTGAAGACACAGCGCCAGAACCGGAAGAACAGAAGCTGGATGTTCCGCAAACAGATTTAAAATGCGAAACATTCGCTGAGGAACAGAACAAAGATTCGACATCCGCCGAAGAACTGTGCAATTGTGGACACCAAGCTGAGCAGGTTGTAGCCACCTCATCTGAAATCAGACGAAATCCAACGGATGAGTCACAAAGTGGTGCAAATATGGAGAACATAACGCAGAGCAAACATGTCGATGCAGCAGCAGATAAATGCATTGAAGAATTTAGCAATAGCGAGCAGCAAATCGAATCGTTGCTTTCGCTGATTGATGAAATCAACAGAGAAAATCAAATGCTCAGAGAACAGCAAAACATAGAATTACAGCCCCTTTTGGATACCCTGAAGTCATGCGAAAGTTTGCAGATGTATAGTAAACAATTAAAG GATCCGAAACATCTCGCCAGGGAAGAGCTAAAACAAAACATGCTTTATACGTTAAATCATCTGGAGTTTCAAAGCATTCgaaacaagaaaacaatttcCGAACTAAGGGTCTATCATAAACTGTATAGAGGACAAATTAATGAACTGCACGCATCTATTCACCAATACCAT ACAATACCCCGTTGTGCAAGACTCTACACGCAAAGGCCTCGTACTGCGCTAATACCAGAACGACTAGTTCATCAGGAACTCCCTTGCGTCTCAGAGCCAGTGGTTGCCGTGGTTAAGGCGGTCGAAAGCTTTCTCATAATCGATAAACACCAGGAAGAGGAACTCCTGGAATTCATTGATCTGCTCGATAATGATGCGCAGCGTAGCAATGTGGTCGTTATTGGCTCTACCAGCTCTAAATACCACCTGCTGCCGTCAGAGTGTCACATCTAG